In the genome of Halapricum salinum, one region contains:
- a CDS encoding acyl-CoA thioesterase/BAAT N-terminal domain-containing protein, producing the protein MSDDSHSSALTIEAPSRSPNDEAITVRITGVEPGAEVRFEAMLVDHDGVAWSSYATFLADSEGVVDLSADAPESGSYEGTEPMGWLWSMATDADVRGATLDCEPTVAVDLTAGTRNDRVERTITRQCYDPEVTTRTVDTDDLAGRLFLPGGDGPHPGVLLLHGSGGRLPTRTAQSLATHGFAVFAVRYVGAHDAIPDEHRSVPLSYFDRAGAWFRSLDAVQSDSLGVMGGSRGGELALLLGSRFAWVGGVVALAASGVAWDSPSGEPGWVADGDPVPHLEGKPIPRETVASGLDDEPVETAAIEVERTDGPILLASGRDDRVWPATELCAIAVDRLARSEFDHDFEHLVFEDAGHLISTPYAPLTGFEGSGGTPRGTAHAAEQSWPQILETLQSV; encoded by the coding sequence GTGAGCGACGACTCTCACTCCAGCGCGTTGACGATCGAAGCTCCCTCGCGCAGTCCGAACGACGAGGCAATCACCGTCCGGATCACCGGTGTCGAACCCGGAGCCGAGGTGCGGTTCGAGGCGATGCTCGTCGATCACGACGGCGTCGCGTGGTCCTCCTATGCGACGTTTCTCGCCGACAGTGAAGGTGTCGTGGACCTGTCTGCGGACGCCCCAGAGAGCGGTTCCTACGAGGGAACCGAACCGATGGGCTGGCTCTGGTCGATGGCGACGGACGCCGACGTTCGCGGCGCGACCCTCGACTGCGAGCCGACCGTCGCGGTCGATCTGACTGCCGGGACCCGGAACGACCGAGTCGAGCGCACGATCACCCGGCAGTGCTACGATCCCGAAGTGACGACTCGGACGGTCGACACCGACGACCTCGCCGGCCGGCTCTTCCTGCCTGGCGGTGACGGACCGCACCCGGGCGTGCTCCTGCTCCATGGGTCCGGCGGCCGCCTGCCCACGCGAACGGCCCAGTCGCTGGCGACGCACGGCTTTGCCGTCTTCGCGGTCCGGTACGTCGGTGCGCACGACGCAATTCCGGACGAACACCGGTCCGTCCCACTATCGTATTTTGACCGCGCGGGCGCGTGGTTCCGGAGCCTCGACGCCGTCCAGTCGGATTCGCTCGGCGTGATGGGCGGGTCCCGCGGCGGCGAACTCGCGCTCCTGCTGGGATCGCGCTTCGCCTGGGTCGGCGGGGTCGTCGCGCTGGCGGCCAGCGGCGTCGCCTGGGACTCCCCCAGCGGCGAGCCGGGCTGGGTCGCAGACGGCGACCCTGTTCCCCACCTGGAAGGCAAGCCGATCCCGCGGGAGACGGTCGCGAGTGGATTGGACGACGAGCCGGTCGAGACGGCCGCGATCGAAGTCGAACGGACGGACGGCCCGATCTTGCTGGCCTCCGGTCGCGACGATCGGGTCTGGCCCGCCACGGAACTCTGTGCCATCGCCGTCGATCGACTCGCACGGTCGGAATTCGACCACGACTTCGAGCATCTGGTCTTCGAGGATGCGGGGCATCTCATCTCGACGCCCTACGCGCCGCTGACTGGATTCGAGGGCAGTGGTGGAACGCCTCGCGGGACGGCCCACGCCGCCGAGCAGTCCTGGCCACAGATTCTGGAGACGCTCCAGTCAGTGTGA
- a CDS encoding rhomboid family intramembrane serine protease, with the protein MVALTAVVLAALLAGVGWLVWTNGGSERWRALTDDRFVYGVPWGTLVAVALVTAFYLLAQHGLTSWNEPLTLPFVSWSWFYPVGVLTSGFAHGSPAHLLGNMTGTLAFGVVAEYAWGHYPQRRGHTIQDSLLAPEESRFSRPGARIALVTGAMFAVALLTGIFSLGPGLGFSGAVFGIAGFAIVTKPRAAIAAVVASSALSTLYQALADPVVRGTISVGPPAPPSWAGIAFQAHMLGFVVGVLLAVGLLWSRQKDLAPLEVFFATLAFGLALSLWLLVWPGGQDVFYLYRGAGVIFVVLLTGLVTIAATGSDRSISRSIAILAVALLAIPFALTTLWFLAALSGAVPELSGFAPFAALLVLAVVALALPALPTALRGEDSRWATRRRTAFLGLGTVAILLLLPGILYGPVAVDTDSITETNEIEVGDYVVTYAENVTGGQELLMLDLNTSSLNQTYDGLLVASDSRSMWTIGERKDSIAFDGEGEVQVGGLGWRETVRAERTGWEVTGNASAYAVDLIHDGERTRSFTSDPVRADVHIDDHRVTVVPTQEEFELRVTRDGDVVGTSAIPDAGDTATVDPLTIRAIDDDGTTQVVVESDGTSVTVAVEETY; encoded by the coding sequence ATGGTCGCACTCACAGCGGTGGTCCTCGCTGCCCTCCTGGCAGGTGTCGGCTGGCTCGTCTGGACCAACGGCGGCAGTGAACGCTGGCGCGCGCTCACCGACGACCGGTTCGTCTACGGCGTCCCCTGGGGGACGCTGGTGGCGGTCGCGCTCGTGACTGCGTTCTACTTGCTGGCCCAGCACGGCCTGACCAGCTGGAACGAGCCCCTGACGCTGCCGTTCGTCTCGTGGTCGTGGTTCTACCCCGTCGGCGTGCTGACCTCCGGGTTCGCCCACGGCTCGCCCGCCCACCTGCTCGGCAACATGACCGGGACGCTGGCGTTCGGGGTCGTCGCCGAGTACGCCTGGGGCCACTACCCACAGCGCCGGGGCCACACCATTCAGGACTCGCTGCTGGCTCCCGAGGAGAGTCGCTTCTCCCGGCCGGGCGCCCGAATCGCGCTCGTCACGGGCGCGATGTTCGCCGTCGCGCTCCTGACAGGCATCTTCTCGCTCGGTCCCGGCCTGGGCTTTTCGGGCGCAGTCTTCGGGATCGCGGGCTTCGCTATCGTGACGAAACCGCGAGCGGCCATCGCGGCGGTCGTCGCATCCAGCGCGCTCTCGACGCTGTATCAGGCGCTGGCCGACCCAGTCGTTCGAGGAACGATCTCCGTGGGACCGCCCGCACCGCCGTCGTGGGCCGGGATCGCCTTCCAGGCACACATGCTGGGATTCGTCGTCGGTGTCCTGCTCGCCGTCGGACTGCTCTGGTCGCGCCAGAAGGACCTCGCGCCCCTCGAGGTCTTCTTCGCGACGCTGGCGTTCGGGCTGGCGCTGTCGCTGTGGCTGCTGGTCTGGCCCGGTGGGCAGGACGTCTTCTACCTCTATCGCGGCGCGGGCGTGATCTTCGTCGTCCTGCTGACGGGGCTGGTGACGATCGCCGCCACGGGCAGCGATCGCTCGATCTCGCGCTCGATCGCGATCCTCGCGGTCGCACTATTGGCGATCCCGTTCGCCCTCACGACGCTGTGGTTCCTGGCCGCGCTCTCGGGCGCAGTGCCCGAACTCAGCGGGTTCGCTCCGTTCGCCGCGCTACTCGTGCTCGCGGTCGTCGCACTGGCGCTGCCGGCGCTGCCGACTGCCCTTCGTGGTGAGGACAGTCGGTGGGCGACCCGCCGCAGAACCGCGTTTCTCGGACTCGGGACGGTCGCGATCCTCCTGCTGTTACCCGGGATCCTCTACGGGCCGGTCGCCGTCGACACCGACTCGATCACCGAGACCAACGAGATCGAAGTGGGAGACTACGTCGTCACCTACGCCGAGAACGTCACCGGCGGCCAGGAGTTGCTGATGCTCGATCTCAACACGTCGAGTCTCAACCAGACCTACGACGGGCTACTGGTCGCCAGCGATTCCCGGAGTATGTGGACGATCGGCGAGCGCAAGGACAGCATCGCCTTCGACGGCGAGGGAGAGGTCCAGGTCGGCGGCCTGGGCTGGCGCGAGACCGTCCGCGCCGAGCGCACAGGGTGGGAAGTCACGGGCAACGCCAGTGCCTACGCCGTCGATCTGATACACGACGGCGAGCGCACCCGCTCGTTCACGAGCGACCCCGTCCGGGCCGACGTGCACATCGACGACCACCGCGTGACGGTCGTCCCCACGCAGGAGGAGTTCGAACTGCGCGTCACCCGTGACGGTGACGTCGTCGGGACGAGTGCGATTCCGGACGCTGGTGACACGGCGACGGTCGACCCGCTGACGATCCGAGCCATCGACGACGACGGGACCACCCAGGTCGTCGTCGAATCCGACGGCACGAGCGTCACTGTCGCAGTCGAGGAGACGTACTGA
- a CDS encoding sulfite exporter TauE/SafE family protein encodes MSATRSQRLQKSFLKYQHVFVFAAPALFVALVLLAAPTGGSGGLDYWLEYWWLFPFFLLGATIVNTVGISGSALFVPFLIFIFPLLAHPLEPETLVKVGLISESFGLSSSSIAFIQYGLVDRRLALTIVAGSVPFVIAGAILSFFIPEPLFHAALGAALLAAGYLMLKADIGHGEPEEDTDAVSTDGGTSAELPDDDGKLGPAGVDATDDGEVTRVDRGGDTYRYSWSGYLERFANYSVGGTFQGLAGFGSGELGIISQLRTGVPTRVAIGTNHIIVATTAILASLVHVFGGTILGAFGVGGVHSLSIASTPWNMVVFTVPATVTGGQIAPYVSNALDTGTIQKGVAVLFGLISTALFLMASGAGI; translated from the coding sequence ATGAGCGCGACCCGATCCCAACGTCTCCAGAAGTCGTTTCTGAAGTATCAGCACGTGTTCGTCTTCGCGGCCCCGGCGCTGTTCGTCGCGCTGGTCCTCCTCGCCGCACCGACCGGCGGGAGCGGCGGACTGGACTACTGGCTCGAGTACTGGTGGCTGTTCCCCTTCTTTCTGCTGGGGGCGACCATCGTCAACACGGTCGGGATCAGCGGCTCGGCCCTGTTCGTGCCGTTCCTGATCTTCATCTTCCCCCTGCTCGCGCATCCGCTCGAACCCGAGACCCTGGTCAAAGTCGGGCTGATCAGCGAGTCATTCGGGCTGTCGAGCTCGTCGATCGCGTTCATCCAGTACGGACTGGTCGATCGCCGACTCGCCCTGACGATCGTCGCCGGGAGCGTCCCGTTCGTCATCGCCGGCGCGATCCTGTCGTTTTTCATCCCCGAACCGCTGTTCCACGCGGCGCTCGGCGCGGCGCTGCTGGCCGCCGGCTACCTGATGCTCAAAGCCGACATCGGCCACGGCGAGCCCGAGGAGGACACAGACGCAGTCTCCACTGACGGCGGAACTTCGGCTGAGCTCCCCGACGACGACGGGAAGCTGGGGCCTGCTGGCGTCGATGCGACCGACGACGGCGAAGTCACCCGCGTCGACCGCGGCGGGGACACCTACCGCTACTCGTGGTCGGGCTATCTCGAACGCTTCGCCAACTACAGCGTCGGCGGCACCTTCCAGGGGCTGGCCGGCTTCGGCAGCGGCGAACTCGGGATCATCTCCCAGCTCCGCACCGGCGTTCCCACGCGAGTCGCGATCGGAACCAACCACATCATCGTCGCGACGACGGCCATCCTGGCGTCGCTGGTGCACGTCTTCGGCGGGACGATCCTCGGTGCGTTCGGCGTCGGCGGCGTCCACTCGCTGAGCATCGCCTCGACGCCCTGGAACATGGTCGTGTTCACCGTCCCCGCGACGGTCACCGGCGGCCAGATCGCTCCCTACGTCTCGAACGCGCTCGACACCGGCACGATCCAGAAAGGCGTCGCCGTGCTCTTCGGGCTCATCTCGACGGCAC
- a CDS encoding tryptophan--tRNA ligase, giving the protein MTDTTDDDPPDEPTDDRTRDTRLRADGAGAAGADDVALDPWGSATVEDYRKLFEQFGIESFDEILPEVPNPHYLMRRGVIFGHRDYRPVAEAMREGEDFAVLSGFMPTGDPHIGHKMVFDEIVWHQQQGGDAYGLIADLEAHAARELSWETIDEHARSYILSLLALGFDPEEGELYRQSDNREVQDLGFELGAKANFSELQAIYDFDGETDVSHMQSVVTQMADILYPQLEEPKPTVIPVGPDQDPHMRLARDLAARMRYFKVTEAFASFEVDPDQRSIIAEAYETLSQRHPDETVRCEDAARYLENERDPDATDLNATRTDSAIMMLKEAGKEPLRPRTRFLDRNATDEAFEALIEAIDGEKRVYEAHIDAFDLDREAAEELAREVEIDHGGYGFLAPSSIYHRFMTGLTGGKMSSSIPASHISLLDDPEEGYDKVKAATTGGRETAEEQRELGGRADECPVYELYAYLLSGDDDEFATEVYEECVGGERLCGGCKEQAAELMEEFLEEHQEKRAEWEEKLDELDIDFDSDRKRA; this is encoded by the coding sequence ATGACAGACACCACCGACGACGACCCACCGGACGAACCGACCGACGACCGGACAAGAGACACGCGGCTCCGCGCTGACGGTGCCGGCGCAGCGGGGGCCGACGACGTCGCGCTCGATCCGTGGGGCTCGGCCACCGTCGAGGACTACCGCAAGCTCTTCGAGCAGTTCGGCATCGAGTCCTTCGACGAAATCTTGCCCGAGGTGCCGAACCCCCACTACCTGATGCGCCGCGGCGTCATCTTCGGGCATCGGGACTACCGCCCGGTCGCCGAGGCGATGCGCGAGGGCGAAGACTTCGCCGTCCTCTCGGGGTTCATGCCGACGGGCGACCCCCACATCGGCCACAAGATGGTCTTCGACGAGATCGTCTGGCACCAGCAGCAGGGCGGGGACGCCTACGGGCTGATCGCCGACCTGGAAGCCCACGCCGCCCGCGAACTCTCCTGGGAGACGATCGACGAACACGCCCGCAGCTACATCCTCTCGCTGCTCGCGCTCGGATTCGATCCCGAGGAGGGCGAACTCTACCGCCAGTCGGACAACCGCGAGGTCCAGGATCTGGGCTTCGAACTGGGCGCGAAAGCCAACTTCTCCGAGTTGCAGGCGATCTACGACTTCGACGGCGAGACAGACGTCAGCCACATGCAGAGCGTGGTTACACAGATGGCCGACATCCTCTATCCCCAACTCGAGGAACCCAAACCCACGGTGATTCCGGTCGGTCCCGACCAGGACCCGCACATGCGGCTGGCGCGGGATCTGGCCGCGCGGATGCGCTACTTCAAGGTGACCGAGGCGTTCGCGAGTTTCGAGGTCGATCCCGATCAGCGTTCGATCATCGCCGAGGCCTACGAGACCCTCAGCCAGCGCCATCCCGACGAGACCGTCCGCTGTGAGGACGCCGCGCGCTACCTCGAAAACGAGCGCGATCCGGACGCGACCGACCTCAACGCCACCCGGACGGACTCGGCCATCATGATGCTCAAAGAAGCCGGCAAGGAGCCACTGCGACCCCGAACCCGGTTCCTCGATCGCAACGCCACCGACGAGGCCTTCGAGGCGCTGATCGAGGCTATCGACGGCGAGAAACGCGTCTACGAGGCCCACATCGACGCCTTCGACCTCGATCGGGAGGCGGCCGAAGAACTCGCCCGCGAGGTCGAGATCGACCACGGCGGCTACGGCTTTCTCGCTCCCTCCTCGATCTATCACCGGTTCATGACCGGCTTGACTGGGGGCAAGATGTCCTCGTCGATCCCCGCGAGTCACATCTCACTGCTGGACGACCCCGAAGAGGGCTACGACAAGGTCAAGGCCGCGACGACGGGGGGCCGCGAGACCGCCGAGGAACAGCGCGAACTCGGCGGCCGGGCCGACGAGTGTCCGGTCTACGAACTCTACGCCTACCTGTTGTCGGGCGACGACGACGAGTTCGCGACCGAGGTCTACGAGGAGTGTGTCGGCGGCGAGCGTCTCTGCGGTGGGTGCAAGGAGCAGGCCGCGGAGTTGATGGAGGAGTTCCTCGAAGAACACCAGGAGAAACGCGCGGAGTGGGAGGAGAAGCTGGACGAACTGGATATCGACTTCGACAGCGACCGCAAGCGGGCGTGA
- the pheS gene encoding phenylalanine--tRNA ligase subunit alpha yields MQLPETQVAVLEAASAEDPRTVESLADEIGEKPETVTRAAFELEDEGLVEVLETTDEHVSLTDEARTYLDDGLPEVRLYRAAVEAGADDAPVQMGQVIGASGLEGGAVDIALSNFARKGYGEIASGEITASPAAGPDDDPEAAALAALDAGESADGSVLDQLERRELIERSESTVRSVQLTDEGVTALMEGVEAAQEVGQLTSEMLTSGAWRDAEFSEYNVAADAETIDGGKDHPLRAMAERVKDVLVGMGFEEMEGPHADAEFWINDCLFMPQDHPARTHWDQFALEVPPMRDLPDDVRERVETAHREGVGADGEGYHSPWGEEMARQIDLRGHTTSLSARHLAGVAKGDLEPPQRFFSIEKAYRNDEIDSTHLLEFFQIEGWVMAEDLSVRDLMGTFTEFYEQFGITDLRFKPTYNPYTEPSFELFGEHPVTGEVVEIGNSGIFRPEMLEPLDVDCDVMAWGLALERLMMLVTGAEDIRDVHGTLVDLEYLREEEVRY; encoded by the coding sequence ATGCAACTCCCAGAAACGCAGGTCGCGGTCCTCGAAGCCGCGAGTGCTGAGGATCCACGCACAGTCGAATCGCTCGCCGACGAGATCGGCGAAAAACCCGAGACGGTCACCCGGGCCGCCTTCGAACTCGAAGACGAGGGGCTGGTCGAGGTGCTCGAGACGACCGACGAGCACGTCTCGCTGACCGACGAGGCTCGGACCTATCTCGACGACGGGCTCCCTGAAGTTCGCCTCTACCGGGCGGCCGTCGAGGCCGGTGCGGACGACGCGCCCGTCCAGATGGGGCAGGTCATCGGCGCGTCGGGTCTCGAAGGCGGCGCAGTCGACATCGCGCTGTCGAACTTCGCCCGGAAGGGCTACGGCGAGATCGCCAGCGGCGAGATCACCGCGAGTCCGGCGGCCGGTCCCGACGACGACCCGGAGGCCGCGGCGCTTGCAGCACTCGACGCTGGCGAGAGTGCCGACGGGAGCGTCCTCGACCAGCTCGAACGCCGGGAGCTGATCGAGCGCTCCGAGAGTACGGTCAGGTCTGTCCAGCTGACCGACGAGGGCGTGACCGCACTGATGGAGGGCGTCGAAGCCGCCCAGGAGGTCGGCCAGCTCACATCGGAGATGCTCACCAGCGGGGCGTGGCGCGACGCCGAGTTCAGCGAGTACAACGTCGCGGCCGACGCCGAGACCATCGACGGCGGGAAAGACCACCCGCTGCGGGCGATGGCAGAACGCGTCAAAGACGTGCTGGTCGGGATGGGCTTCGAGGAGATGGAAGGCCCCCACGCCGACGCGGAGTTCTGGATCAACGACTGTCTGTTCATGCCCCAGGACCACCCCGCGCGCACGCACTGGGACCAGTTCGCGCTGGAGGTCCCGCCGATGCGCGACCTGCCCGACGACGTCCGCGAGCGCGTCGAGACCGCCCATCGTGAGGGTGTCGGCGCGGACGGCGAGGGGTATCACTCCCCCTGGGGCGAGGAGATGGCCCGCCAGATCGACCTCCGGGGCCACACCACGTCGCTGTCGGCCCGCCACCTCGCGGGCGTCGCGAAAGGCGATCTGGAGCCGCCCCAGCGGTTCTTCTCGATCGAGAAGGCCTACCGCAACGACGAGATCGATTCGACGCACCTGCTGGAGTTCTTCCAGATCGAGGGCTGGGTCATGGCCGAGGATCTCTCGGTTCGGGATCTGATGGGCACCTTTACCGAGTTTTACGAGCAGTTCGGGATCACCGACCTGCGATTCAAGCCCACCTATAATCCCTACACTGAACCCTCGTTCGAGCTGTTCGGCGAGCACCCCGTCACGGGCGAAGTGGTCGAGATCGGTAACTCGGGGATCTTCCGGCCGGAGATGCTCGAACCCCTCGACGTGGACTGTGACGTGATGGCCTGGGGTCTGGCCCTCGAACGGTTGATGATGCTCGTCACTGGTGCGGAAGACATCCGGGACGTCCACGGGACGCTCGTGGATCTGGAGTACCTGCGCGAAGAGGAGGTGCGTTACTGA
- a CDS encoding NUDIX hydrolase, whose amino-acid sequence MTDSESIPSTTSAESEFDPQAVADRAGVETDQRTYVHEDADHCEADAAGRVIVGVTNERGEALLLVDHERSIALLPNATVDAGESWRAAGRHAVADETGVEVSLDRPARVREIEHTTERSETPHTETVHVVFEASAQGEADPRVPEDSPFEVGWFETLPFDVSAAHPAQGDALEDVQRVLR is encoded by the coding sequence ATGACAGATTCAGAATCCATTCCGTCGACCACGAGTGCAGAGAGCGAGTTCGATCCACAGGCAGTTGCCGACCGTGCGGGCGTCGAGACCGACCAGCGGACGTACGTCCACGAGGACGCCGACCACTGTGAGGCCGACGCTGCCGGCCGAGTGATCGTCGGCGTCACGAACGAACGCGGCGAGGCGCTGCTGCTGGTCGATCACGAGCGATCTATCGCACTCCTGCCAAACGCCACCGTCGACGCAGGCGAGTCGTGGCGCGCTGCTGGGCGGCACGCGGTCGCAGACGAGACCGGGGTCGAGGTCTCCCTCGACAGACCCGCCCGCGTGCGCGAGATCGAGCACACGACCGAGCGATCCGAGACGCCACACACCGAGACCGTCCACGTCGTCTTCGAGGCGTCGGCCCAGGGCGAGGCGGACCCGAGAGTCCCCGAGGACTCGCCGTTCGAGGTCGGCTGGTTCGAGACGCTCCCGTTCGACGTCTCCGCGGCTCACCCCGCACAGGGCGACGCGCTCGAAGACGTCCAGCGCGTGCTCCGGTGA